The following are encoded together in the Pseudodesulfovibrio indicus genome:
- a CDS encoding motility protein A, translated as MDIATLIGLAGAFGLVLTTIFMGGNAAGFIDIPSVVVVIGGTFAVTFVMFPMGVVINAFKVGMKTLMFKSNDPQDIIRLITSLSDTARKESLIALEKVNIDNAFLKKGVMLVVDGSSEGLVRSVMEIELEFMKQRHRQGQAVFKGMGTMAPAFGMIGTLIGLVNMLSNLSDPSSIGPAMAVALLTTFYGAIMANVVFLPMATKLEERSGEDVLFMQIMIEGVSSLQRGDHPSVVKEKLQAFLSPALRETA; from the coding sequence ATGGATATTGCAACTCTTATAGGATTGGCGGGTGCCTTTGGCCTGGTGCTGACCACCATTTTCATGGGCGGCAACGCCGCAGGGTTCATCGACATCCCCTCCGTGGTCGTGGTCATCGGCGGCACCTTTGCGGTGACCTTCGTCATGTTCCCCATGGGGGTGGTCATCAATGCCTTCAAGGTCGGGATGAAGACCCTCATGTTCAAGTCCAACGACCCGCAGGACATCATTCGGCTCATCACCTCGCTTTCCGATACCGCTCGGAAAGAAAGCCTGATCGCGCTGGAAAAGGTCAACATCGACAATGCGTTCCTCAAGAAAGGGGTGATGCTGGTCGTGGACGGCTCCAGCGAAGGGCTGGTCCGTTCGGTCATGGAGATCGAGCTGGAATTCATGAAGCAGCGCCACCGCCAGGGCCAGGCCGTGTTCAAGGGCATGGGCACCATGGCCCCGGCCTTCGGCATGATCGGCACGCTCATCGGCCTGGTGAACATGCTCTCCAACCTTTCGGACCCGTCGTCCATCGGCCCGGCCATGGCCGTGGCCCTGCTGACCACCTTCTACGGCGCGATCATGGCCAACGTCGTCTTCCTCCCCATGGCCACCAAGCTGGAGGAGCGGTCGGGCGAGGACGTCCTGTTCATGCAGATCATGATCGAGGGCGTGTCTTCCCTGCAGAGGGGCGACCATCCCTCGGTGGTCAAGGAGAAGCTCCAGGCCTTCCTGTCTCCCGCCCTGCGGGAAACCGCCTAG
- a CDS encoding flagellar protein FlaG — protein MNIPEMNIDVKQGLHSESAAQAKAVQRPPAHDDPGRDDSLMARKDVKGNEIGPTREELETIIAEAEQALDSNDVKLKFNVLENNDTIQVEVIDSNGKTIRKIPEDDLIKLTKSLKNLGQGFLDEVL, from the coding sequence ATGAATATCCCCGAAATGAATATTGACGTGAAGCAAGGGCTGCACTCGGAGAGCGCCGCCCAGGCTAAGGCAGTGCAAAGACCGCCTGCCCATGACGACCCCGGACGCGATGACTCGCTCATGGCCCGGAAGGACGTCAAGGGCAACGAGATCGGCCCGACCAGGGAAGAACTGGAAACCATCATAGCCGAGGCGGAACAGGCCCTCGATTCCAACGACGTGAAGCTGAAGTTCAACGTCCTGGAAAACAACGACACCATCCAGGTGGAGGTCATCGACTCCAACGGCAAGACCATCCGCAAGATTCCCGAGGACGACTTGATCAAGTTGACCAAGTCCCTCAAGAATCTCGGACAGGGGTTCCTGGACGAAGTGCTGTAG
- a CDS encoding PEP/pyruvate-binding domain-containing protein, translating to MAKAKNDAAEKAPAAKVKKPDAKVESLKQKLVLTGAEIKKIGEDAELLVGGKNYNTAIISQVPGIRAPEFRAISSHAFHTILDDTKVNAAVVRATVDKEYNKIDWNSDAVNEDSEYLQHFVREVGKKIREQSQKQSGTPIRLRTFINNVVEGFATSPEGIDQLRMRSVLVQSAILSVEVPEEIAKEVKGAYTSICKEAGLDDVPVAVRSSAAGEDSRKKAFAGLQDTYLNIVGADECLQAYHWDCASAYNLRSMTYRREAILDAITKAEETGDDSIAETAKKEWAIEHTSLSVCIMRMINPVISGTAFSADTATGCRGTDRNDLVSIDASYGLGEAVVGGMVTPDKFYVFQREGGREVVIRYMGCKEKKIVYKEDGSGTHVVKVADNEVFRWALSIAQAETVAQGVRNISRAYGGMIMDTEFCIDKTDRLWFVQARPETRWNEDFEQHPHTIFMRRLEVDKKAIDSAEIILEGNGASRGAGQGTVKYLRSALELNKINKGDILAAERTDPDMVPGMRIASAILADVGGDTSHAAITSRELGIPAIIGIQRLEALRSMDGQQVTVDGSRGKVYRGELPLVEVGGEIDVAGLPATNTKVGLILADVGQALFLSRLRNVPDFEVGLLRAEFMLGNIGVHPMALEAYDKDVLNDLVDEKLNEMDHMLTKVMKEQLDSGLITMPLKLREYVGLITGLTREMEALAEQEGARSSDQVLAMHRKLREMDHKLDEHISYATERLDVLKTSIDPEAHVAVVLGFHDMLEAVPAPRTEAWKIRQAHDRIVSEYVSRLKDDPEFTAYIDRITRLREEVAHKMGLKSEMDEVATLPERIRRLLESRGYTTGKENYIQTLSQGLALFAMAFYGSNIVYRTTDFKSNEYRNLLGGLLFEAHEDNPMIGYRGVSRNIHDWELEAFKLARGIYGGTNLSIMFPFVRTLEEARSMKRYLKQVHNLESGKDGLKVILMAEIPSNAVLCKEFLKEVDGFSIGSNDMTQMVLATDRDNASLQHIYDEEDPAVVWAILSAIFAGQKAGKKVGFCGQGVSNSVILRGLVTIAGIVSASVVPDTYHQTKFDIAAIENEGIKTRDLGAWLKKQHMVKLQALLEENSYGHILKKYKSPEDFMEWYEGELDRFSEQLRDNMETPKEEFYRQEMEQFRATFHKPVIYASWDWHHTVEDAMRHAGFNTFDEQEAALAVQRKKAW from the coding sequence ATGGCCAAAGCCAAGAATGACGCAGCGGAAAAGGCACCGGCAGCCAAAGTAAAGAAGCCCGATGCCAAGGTCGAGTCGCTAAAGCAGAAGTTGGTGCTGACCGGCGCCGAGATCAAGAAAATCGGCGAGGACGCCGAGCTGCTTGTGGGCGGCAAGAACTACAACACGGCCATCATCAGCCAGGTCCCCGGCATCCGCGCCCCCGAATTCAGGGCCATTTCCTCCCACGCCTTCCACACCATCCTGGACGACACCAAGGTCAACGCGGCCGTGGTCCGGGCCACCGTGGACAAGGAGTACAACAAGATCGACTGGAACTCCGACGCGGTCAACGAGGACTCCGAGTACCTCCAGCACTTCGTCCGCGAGGTCGGCAAGAAGATCCGCGAGCAGTCCCAGAAACAGTCCGGCACCCCGATCCGGCTGCGCACCTTCATCAACAACGTTGTCGAAGGGTTTGCCACCTCCCCGGAGGGCATCGACCAGCTGCGCATGCGTTCCGTGCTGGTGCAGTCCGCCATCCTGTCAGTCGAAGTGCCCGAGGAGATCGCCAAGGAAGTCAAGGGCGCGTACACCTCCATCTGCAAGGAAGCGGGGCTGGACGACGTTCCGGTGGCCGTGCGTTCCTCCGCAGCGGGCGAGGACAGCCGCAAGAAGGCCTTCGCCGGTCTCCAGGATACCTACCTTAATATAGTGGGTGCCGACGAGTGCCTCCAGGCCTACCACTGGGATTGCGCCTCGGCCTACAACCTGCGTTCCATGACCTACCGCCGCGAGGCGATCCTCGACGCCATCACCAAGGCTGAGGAGACCGGTGACGATTCCATCGCCGAGACCGCCAAGAAGGAGTGGGCCATCGAGCACACCTCCCTGTCCGTGTGCATCATGCGGATGATCAACCCGGTCATCTCCGGCACCGCGTTCAGCGCGGACACCGCAACCGGCTGCCGCGGCACCGACCGCAACGACCTGGTCTCCATCGACGCCAGCTACGGCCTCGGCGAGGCGGTCGTGGGCGGCATGGTCACCCCCGACAAATTCTACGTCTTCCAGCGCGAGGGCGGCCGCGAGGTCGTCATCCGCTACATGGGATGCAAGGAAAAAAAGATCGTCTACAAGGAAGACGGCAGCGGCACCCACGTGGTCAAGGTCGCCGACAACGAAGTCTTCCGCTGGGCCCTGTCCATCGCCCAGGCCGAGACCGTGGCCCAGGGCGTGCGCAACATCTCCCGCGCCTACGGCGGCATGATCATGGACACCGAGTTCTGCATCGACAAGACCGACCGGCTGTGGTTCGTCCAGGCCCGCCCGGAGACCCGCTGGAACGAGGACTTCGAACAGCATCCGCACACCATCTTCATGCGCCGCCTGGAAGTGGACAAGAAGGCCATCGACTCCGCCGAGATCATCCTGGAAGGCAACGGCGCATCCCGCGGCGCGGGACAGGGTACGGTCAAGTACCTGCGTTCCGCCCTGGAGCTGAACAAGATCAACAAGGGCGACATCCTGGCCGCCGAGCGCACCGACCCGGACATGGTTCCCGGCATGCGCATCGCCTCCGCCATCCTGGCCGACGTGGGCGGCGACACCAGCCACGCGGCGATCACCTCCCGCGAGCTGGGCATTCCGGCCATCATCGGCATCCAGCGGCTGGAGGCCCTGCGGTCCATGGACGGCCAGCAGGTCACCGTCGACGGCTCCCGCGGCAAGGTCTACCGGGGCGAACTGCCCCTGGTCGAGGTCGGCGGCGAGATCGACGTGGCCGGGCTGCCCGCCACCAATACCAAGGTCGGCCTGATCCTGGCCGACGTGGGCCAGGCCCTGTTCCTGTCCCGCCTGCGCAACGTGCCCGACTTCGAGGTCGGCCTGCTGCGCGCCGAATTCATGCTCGGCAACATCGGCGTCCATCCCATGGCCCTCGAGGCCTACGACAAGGATGTTCTGAATGACCTCGTTGACGAAAAACTCAACGAAATGGATCACATGCTGACCAAGGTCATGAAGGAGCAGCTCGACTCCGGCCTGATCACCATGCCCCTGAAGCTGCGCGAGTACGTGGGCCTGATCACCGGCCTGACCCGCGAGATGGAAGCCCTGGCCGAGCAGGAGGGGGCGAGAAGCTCCGACCAGGTCCTGGCCATGCACCGCAAGCTGCGCGAGATGGACCACAAGCTCGACGAACACATCTCCTACGCCACCGAGCGTCTGGACGTCCTCAAGACCTCCATCGATCCCGAGGCCCACGTGGCCGTGGTGCTCGGCTTCCATGACATGCTTGAGGCGGTTCCGGCCCCGCGCACCGAGGCGTGGAAGATCCGCCAGGCCCATGACAGGATCGTGTCCGAGTATGTGAGCCGCTTGAAGGACGATCCCGAATTCACCGCCTACATCGACAGGATCACCCGCCTGCGCGAGGAAGTGGCCCACAAGATGGGGCTCAAGTCCGAGATGGATGAAGTGGCGACCCTGCCGGAGCGCATCCGCAGGCTGCTCGAATCCCGCGGCTACACCACCGGCAAGGAGAACTACATCCAGACCCTGTCCCAGGGACTGGCCCTCTTCGCCATGGCCTTCTACGGCAGCAACATCGTCTACCGGACCACGGACTTCAAGTCCAACGAGTACCGGAACCTGCTCGGCGGCCTGCTCTTCGAGGCCCACGAGGACAACCCGATGATCGGCTACCGCGGCGTGTCCCGCAACATTCACGACTGGGAGCTGGAGGCCTTCAAGCTGGCGCGCGGCATCTACGGCGGCACCAACCTGTCCATCATGTTCCCGTTCGTGCGCACCCTTGAGGAAGCCCGCTCCATGAAGCGCTACCTCAAGCAGGTCCACAACCTGGAGTCCGGCAAGGACGGCCTCAAGGTCATCCTCATGGCCGAGATTCCGTCCAACGCCGTGCTGTGCAAGGAATTCCTCAAGGAAGTGGACGGCTTCTCCATCGGTTCCAACGACATGACCCAGATGGTGCTGGCCACCGACCGCGACAACGCCAGCCTGCAACACATCTACGACGAAGAGGACCCGGCGGTTGTCTGGGCCATCCTGTCCGCCATCTTCGCTGGCCAGAAGGCCGGCAAGAAGGTCGGTTTCTGCGGCCAGGGCGTATCCAATTCCGTCATCCTGCGCGGCCTGGTGACCATCGCGGGCATCGTCTCCGCCTCGGTCGTGCCGGACACCTACCACCAGACCAAGTTCGACATCGCCGCCATCGAGAACGAGGGCATCAAGACCCGCGACCTCGGTGCCTGGCTCAAGAAGCAGCACATGGTCAAGCTCCAGGCGCTGCTGGAGGAGAACAGCTACGGTCACATCCTCAAGAAGTACAAGTCCCCCGAGGACTTCATGGAATGGTACGAGGGCGAGCTGGACCGCTTCAGCGAGCAGCTGCGCGACAACATGGAGACCCCCAAGGAAGAGTTCTACCGCCAGGAGATGGAGCAGTTCCGCGCCACCTTCCACAAGCCGGTGATCTACGCCAGCTGGGATTGGCACCACACCGTGGAGGACGCCATGCGCCACGCGGGCTTCAACACCTTCGACGAGCAGGAGGCCGCCCTGGCCGTCCAGCGCAAGAAGGCCTGGTAG
- a CDS encoding FapA family protein, translated as MPFFLKHYFDPDWDPAKLRPREQADGSVNHHERHFVANVTAGTLIAEWIPLEEAGEGVDERFVSEDKSFPAGKGTGIKRDQPDKLFAAVDGYACYKEGRILVRNPLTVHGDIDYRTGNVDFIGNIVVEGSIRGSFSIEGGDIKVVGQVEGARIRARDSLDCRGGVKGGKQAVLESGKDMKLAFCEYATLLSKGDILVKGALMHSNAYAGRRLAVGSRLTGGHFCAYNYIYVGEQLGGGMDTDTMLILGYKPSLLYADKQYNERIKRLHEDIASYEKALNKGEEFRTEYQPRLESARSELKLLKDMKVKLWDGIYATERLNECKVMVPGLVKPGVEVCIGSAYLRVNDFLEDVYFYYDNGEVKIGASTGKSKK; from the coding sequence ATGCCTTTTTTCCTCAAACATTATTTTGATCCCGATTGGGACCCGGCCAAGTTGAGACCCCGGGAACAGGCTGACGGCAGCGTGAATCATCACGAGCGGCATTTTGTCGCGAACGTGACCGCAGGAACCCTGATCGCGGAATGGATTCCCCTGGAAGAAGCGGGGGAGGGTGTTGACGAGCGGTTCGTCTCCGAAGACAAATCCTTTCCCGCAGGCAAGGGCACCGGCATCAAGCGCGACCAGCCCGACAAGCTCTTTGCGGCCGTGGACGGCTATGCCTGCTACAAGGAAGGGCGCATCCTGGTCAGGAACCCGCTGACAGTACACGGCGACATCGATTACCGTACCGGAAACGTGGATTTTATCGGCAACATCGTGGTCGAAGGGTCCATCAGGGGCAGTTTCTCCATCGAGGGCGGCGACATCAAGGTCGTCGGCCAGGTGGAGGGAGCGCGCATCAGGGCCCGGGACAGTCTGGACTGCCGGGGCGGGGTCAAGGGCGGAAAGCAGGCTGTGCTGGAGTCCGGCAAGGACATGAAGCTCGCCTTCTGCGAATACGCCACGCTGCTGTCCAAGGGCGACATCCTGGTCAAAGGGGCGCTGATGCACAGCAACGCCTATGCGGGGCGCCGCCTGGCCGTGGGCAGCCGGCTTACGGGCGGACATTTCTGCGCCTACAACTACATATATGTGGGCGAGCAGCTGGGCGGGGGCATGGACACGGACACCATGCTCATTTTGGGGTACAAACCCTCGCTTTTATATGCCGACAAGCAGTATAACGAGCGCATAAAGCGACTTCACGAGGATATAGCCTCCTATGAAAAGGCCCTGAACAAGGGGGAAGAGTTCCGAACGGAGTATCAGCCCCGCCTCGAATCGGCACGCAGCGAGTTGAAGCTGCTCAAGGACATGAAGGTCAAGCTCTGGGACGGCATCTACGCCACCGAGCGGCTCAATGAGTGCAAGGTGATGGTGCCGGGCCTGGTCAAGCCCGGGGTCGAGGTTTGCATCGGCTCGGCCTACCTGCGGGTCAACGACTTTTTGGAAGACGTATATTTCTACTATGACAACGGCGAAGTGAAAATCGGTGCCTCAACCGGGAAAAGCAAGAAATAA